A stretch of Fusobacterium periodonticum ATCC 33693 DNA encodes these proteins:
- a CDS encoding elongator complex protein 3, which translates to MKHYNIPVFISHFGCPNACVFCNQKKINGRETDVSLDDLKNIIDSYLKTLPKNSIKEVAFFGGTFTGISMELQKQYLEVVKKYIDNADVEGVRISTRPECIDDEILTQLKKYGVKTIELGIQSLDDEVLKATGRHYSYDVVKKSSDLIKKYGFTLGVQLMIGLPKADFKSDLISAVKSLDLNPDIARIYPTLVIKGTELEFMYKRNLYNSLTLEEAVDRAVPIYSLLELKDINVIRVGLQPAEDLTAEGVIISGPFHPAFRDLVENKIYFNFLSKIYEKEKKLDIEVNERNISKIVGQKASTKKTFYPNFKITINNNLALNELIINSEKYERKEILKGELNEQMPDFI; encoded by the coding sequence ATGAAGCATTATAATATTCCTGTATTTATTAGTCATTTTGGTTGTCCAAATGCCTGTGTATTTTGCAATCAAAAAAAGATAAATGGAAGAGAAACTGATGTTAGTTTAGATGATTTAAAAAATATTATAGATAGCTATTTAAAAACTCTTCCAAAAAATTCCATTAAAGAGGTGGCATTTTTTGGTGGAACTTTTACTGGCATATCAATGGAACTACAAAAACAATATTTAGAAGTTGTTAAAAAATATATAGACAATGCAGATGTAGAAGGAGTAAGAATCTCAACTAGACCTGAGTGTATAGATGATGAAATCTTGACTCAATTAAAAAAATATGGAGTAAAAACTATTGAACTAGGTATACAATCATTAGATGATGAGGTTTTAAAAGCCACAGGGAGACATTATAGCTATGATGTTGTAAAAAAATCTTCTGATTTAATAAAAAAATATGGTTTCACTCTTGGAGTTCAACTTATGATAGGTCTACCTAAAGCAGATTTCAAAAGTGACTTGATTTCAGCTGTAAAAAGTTTAGACTTGAATCCTGATATTGCAAGAATATATCCAACTCTTGTAATAAAAGGAACAGAACTTGAGTTTATGTATAAAAGAAATCTTTATAACTCTTTAACTTTAGAAGAAGCTGTTGATAGAGCAGTTCCTATCTATTCTTTATTAGAATTAAAGGACATAAATGTTATAAGAGTAGGACTTCAACCAGCTGAAGATTTAACAGCTGAAGGAGTTATAATATCAGGTCCTTTTCATCCAGCATTTAGAGATTTAGTAGAAAATAAAATATATTTTAATTTTCTATCTAAAATTTATGAAAAAGAGAAAAAACTAGATATAGAAGTCAATGAAAGAAATATATCTAAAATAGTGGGACAGAAAGCTAGTACAAAAAAAACTTTCTATCCCAATTTTAAAATAACAATAAATAATAATTTGGCTTTAAATGAACTTATAATAAATTCAGAAAAATATGAAAGAAAAGAGATATTAAAGGGAGAGTTGAATGAGCAAATGCCTGATTTTATCTAA
- a CDS encoding Rne/Rng family ribonuclease produces the protein MSKCLILSKNTYETKLALLEDNKLEEIYIEREKEKEISGNIYKGKIIDILNKGEIIFVDIGLEKNAFLSFENKKNIPKFNISDSLIVQIETEARDEKGARLTLDYSINGENLVLLPKSKNLSISKKIKNIEEVNRLKNIFLNIDNGLILRTNSEGKTEESLLEEYKALKNIENKVNKEFEKINIGLLYDVNSILKRAVTLLDDSIEEFIIDDKTIFEEIKVLLEEVGKKDLIKKLRKYFKDEEIFEYYNINSQIERALDRKVYLDSGAYIIIEKTEALISIDVNTGQNTGNKTSQELIFQTNLEATKEIARQIKLRNLAGIIIVDFIDMKKISDRKKLLEEFKRYLSEDRIEISSLEYTNLGLIQFTRKRQGKELALYYREKCQYCEGTGYFLSKDRIILNLLEDLNSQIKSQDIKKILVRTKKDIIKELNKYIDNNKIEYIEDNNFYKEGYNMELYN, from the coding sequence ATGAGCAAATGCCTGATTTTATCTAAAAATACATATGAAACTAAACTTGCCTTACTTGAAGATAACAAATTAGAAGAAATATATATTGAAAGAGAGAAAGAAAAAGAAATCTCAGGAAATATCTATAAGGGAAAAATTATAGATATTTTAAATAAGGGGGAAATAATTTTTGTTGATATAGGTTTAGAAAAGAATGCTTTTTTATCTTTTGAAAATAAAAAAAATATCCCTAAGTTCAATATTTCTGATAGTTTGATAGTACAAATTGAAACAGAGGCAAGAGATGAAAAAGGAGCACGTTTAACTCTTGATTATTCTATAAATGGAGAAAATTTAGTTTTGTTACCAAAATCAAAAAATCTTTCTATATCTAAGAAAATAAAAAATATTGAAGAAGTTAATAGATTAAAAAATATATTTTTAAATATAGATAATGGTTTAATACTTAGGACTAATTCTGAAGGAAAAACAGAAGAAAGTTTATTAGAAGAGTATAAAGCTTTAAAAAATATTGAAAATAAGGTAAATAAAGAGTTTGAAAAGATAAATATAGGTTTACTTTATGATGTAAATAGTATCTTAAAAAGGGCAGTAACTTTACTTGATGATAGTATAGAAGAATTTATTATTGATGATAAGACTATTTTTGAAGAAATAAAAGTTTTATTAGAAGAAGTAGGAAAAAAAGATTTAATAAAAAAGTTAAGAAAATATTTTAAAGATGAAGAAATTTTTGAATATTATAATATAAATTCACAGATAGAAAGAGCTTTAGATAGAAAGGTTTATTTAGACAGTGGAGCATATATTATAATTGAAAAAACAGAGGCTTTAATTAGCATAGATGTAAATACAGGACAAAATACTGGAAATAAAACTTCACAAGAACTTATTTTTCAAACAAACTTAGAGGCTACAAAGGAAATAGCAAGACAGATAAAATTAAGAAATTTAGCTGGAATAATTATTGTAGATTTTATAGATATGAAAAAAATCTCTGATAGAAAAAAGCTTTTAGAAGAATTTAAGAGATATTTAAGTGAAGATAGGATTGAAATAAGTTCTCTTGAATATACAAATCTTGGTTTAATACAATTTACAAGAAAAAGACAGGGAAAAGAGTTGGCATTGTATTATAGAGAAAAGTGCCAATACTGTGAGGGCACAGGATATTTTTTGTCAAAAGATAGAATAATTTTAAATCTTTTAGAAGATTTAAACAGTCAAATAAAAAGTCAAGATATAAAAAAAATTTTAGTTAGAACTAAGAAAGATATAATAAAAGAGCTTAATAAATATATAGACAACAATAAAATTGAATATATAGAGGATAACAATTTCTATAAAGAAGGATACAATATGGAATTATATAATTAA
- the coaD gene encoding pantetheine-phosphate adenylyltransferase: protein MKIGVYAGSFDPVTKGHQDIIERALKIVDKLIVVVMNNPKKNYWFNLDERKNLISKIFEDSENVKVDEHAGLLVDFMAKNSCGILIKGLRDVKDFSEEMTYSFANKKLSNGKVDTIFIPTSEKYTYVSSTFVKELAFYNQSLAGYVDDKVIDEILNRAKEYRG from the coding sequence ATGAAAATAGGTGTATATGCTGGAAGTTTTGACCCTGTTACAAAGGGGCATCAAGATATAATAGAAAGAGCTTTAAAAATTGTAGATAAATTAATTGTAGTTGTTATGAACAACCCTAAAAAGAATTATTGGTTCAATTTAGATGAAAGAAAAAATCTAATAAGTAAAATTTTTGAAGATTCTGAAAATGTAAAAGTTGATGAACATGCAGGTTTACTTGTAGACTTTATGGCTAAGAACTCTTGTGGGATTCTTATAAAAGGTTTAAGAGATGTTAAAGATTTTTCAGAAGAGATGACTTATTCTTTTGCAAATAAAAAACTTTCAAATGGAAAAGTAGATACAATTTTCATACCAACATCTGAAAAATATACATATGTAAGTTCAACTTTTGTTAAGGAATTGGCTTTCTATAATCAAAGTTTAGCTGGTTATGTGGATGATAAAGTTATAGATGAGATTTTAAATAGAGCTAAGGAATATAGAGGATAA
- the radA gene encoding DNA repair protein RadA: MAKGSVFYCSECGYKSAKWAGKCPQCGAWSSFEEVEEMPKDVKKGTSSISVASRASDIKVYEFKDVEYSKEDRYKTKYEEFDRLLGGGLLKGEVVLVTGNPGIGKSTLLLQVANSYKEYGDVLYISGEESPAQIKNRGERLKISGDGIYIMAEMDILNIYEYVVSKKPKVVIVDSIQTLYNSSMDSISGTPTQIRECTLKIVEIAKKYNISFFIVGHITKDGKVAGPKLLEHMVDAVFNFEGDEGLYYRILRSEKNRFGSTNEIAVFSMEENGMKEIKNSSEYFLSEREEKNIGSMVVPILEGTKVFLLEVQSLITDSGVGIPRRVVQGYDRNRIQILTAIAEKKLYIPLGMKDLFVNVPGGLAIEDPAADLAVLISILSVYKGVSISQKIAAIGELGLRGEIRKVFFLERRLKELEKLGFTGVYVPESNRKEIEKKKYKLKIIYLKNLDELLERMNKND; the protein is encoded by the coding sequence ATGGCAAAGGGAAGTGTTTTTTATTGTTCTGAGTGTGGATATAAAAGTGCAAAATGGGCTGGTAAATGTCCACAATGTGGGGCTTGGTCTAGTTTTGAAGAAGTTGAGGAAATGCCAAAAGATGTAAAAAAAGGAACATCTTCAATTTCAGTTGCAAGTAGAGCCTCAGATATAAAAGTCTATGAATTCAAAGATGTTGAATACAGTAAAGAGGATAGATATAAGACAAAATATGAAGAATTTGATAGATTACTTGGAGGAGGACTCTTAAAAGGTGAAGTTGTATTGGTAACAGGTAATCCAGGGATAGGAAAGTCAACCTTACTTTTACAAGTTGCTAACTCATACAAAGAGTATGGTGATGTTTTATATATATCTGGTGAAGAATCTCCAGCACAAATTAAAAATAGAGGCGAAAGATTAAAAATATCTGGAGATGGCATATATATTATGGCTGAAATGGATATTTTAAATATATATGAATATGTTGTAAGCAAAAAACCAAAAGTTGTTATTGTAGATTCTATACAAACATTGTATAATTCTAGTATGGACTCTATATCAGGAACTCCTACACAAATTAGAGAATGTACTTTAAAAATTGTTGAAATTGCTAAAAAATACAATATATCATTTTTTATTGTTGGGCATATAACAAAAGATGGTAAAGTTGCTGGTCCAAAATTATTGGAACATATGGTTGATGCTGTTTTTAACTTTGAAGGTGATGAAGGACTTTATTACAGAATCTTGAGAAGTGAAAAAAATAGATTTGGTTCAACCAATGAAATTGCCGTATTCAGTATGGAAGAAAATGGAATGAAGGAAATAAAAAATTCCTCTGAATACTTCTTAAGTGAAAGAGAAGAAAAAAATATAGGAAGTATGGTAGTTCCGATTTTAGAAGGAACTAAAGTCTTTCTTTTAGAGGTACAATCGCTTATAACAGATAGTGGAGTAGGTATTCCAAGAAGAGTAGTTCAAGGTTATGATAGAAATAGAATACAAATTTTAACAGCGATAGCTGAGAAAAAGCTTTATATTCCTCTTGGTATGAAAGACTTATTTGTCAATGTTCCAGGAGGCTTAGCTATAGAGGATCCTGCAGCAGATTTAGCGGTTTTAATATCTATTTTATCTGTGTATAAAGGGGTTTCTATAAGTCAAAAAATTGCTGCAATTGGAGAGTTAGGATTAAGAGGGGAAATCAGAAAAGTCTTTTTCTTAGAGAGAAGATTAAAAGAGCTTGAAAAATTAGGCTTTACAGGAGTATATGTTCCTGAATCAAATCGCAAAGAAATTGAGAAAAAAAAGTATAAGCTAAAGATAATATACTTAAAGAATTTAGATGAATTATTGGAAAGGATGAATAAAAATGACTAA
- the disA gene encoding DNA integrity scanning diadenylate cyclase DisA — MTKQDLMDIIVTVAPGSPLREGIDYILDAGIGALIVIGYDEDVEKVRDGGFCINCDYTPEKIFELSKMDGAIIINDDCSKILYANVHIQPDTSFTTTESGTRHRTAERVAKQLKREVVAISERKKNVTLYKGNLKYRLKNFDELNIEVGQVLKTLESYRYVLNRSLDNLTILELDDLVTVLDVANALQRFEMVRRISEEITRYLLELGTRGRLVNMQVSELIWDIDDEEESFLKDYLDASTKPDAVRRYLHTLSDAELLDIENIVVALGYTKSSSVFDNKVAARGYRILEKISKLTKKDIEKITSTYKDISEIQELTDEDLAAIKISKFKIKALRAGINRLKFTIEMQK; from the coding sequence ATGACTAAACAAGATTTAATGGATATAATAGTTACAGTTGCTCCTGGAAGCCCTCTTAGAGAAGGAATAGACTATATTTTAGATGCTGGAATTGGAGCTTTAATAGTAATAGGTTATGACGAGGATGTTGAAAAAGTTAGAGATGGTGGATTTTGTATAAACTGTGATTATACTCCTGAAAAAATATTTGAATTATCTAAAATGGATGGTGCTATAATCATAAATGATGATTGTTCAAAAATCCTTTATGCTAATGTTCACATACAACCTGATACTTCATTTACTACAACAGAAAGTGGTACTAGACATAGAACTGCTGAAAGAGTAGCAAAACAATTAAAAAGAGAAGTTGTAGCAATTTCTGAAAGAAAAAAGAATGTTACTCTATATAAAGGAAATTTAAAGTATAGACTTAAAAACTTTGATGAACTAAATATAGAAGTTGGACAAGTTTTAAAAACTTTAGAAAGCTATAGATATGTTTTAAATCGTTCTCTTGATAATCTAACAATTCTAGAATTAGATGATTTAGTAACTGTACTTGATGTTGCTAATGCTTTACAAAGATTTGAAATGGTTAGAAGAATAAGTGAAGAAATAACTAGATATCTTTTAGAACTTGGTACTAGGGGGAGACTTGTTAATATGCAAGTTTCTGAGCTTATCTGGGATATAGATGATGAGGAAGAAAGTTTCTTAAAAGACTATCTTGATGCTAGTACAAAACCAGATGCAGTAAGAAGATACTTACATACTCTTTCTGATGCCGAATTACTAGATATAGAAAATATTGTGGTAGCTCTAGGCTATACTAAATCTTCTAGCGTTTTTGATAATAAAGTAGCTGCAAGAGGTTATAGAATATTAGAAAAAATAAGCAAGTTAACTAAAAAAGATATAGAAAAGATTACAAGTACTTATAAAGATATATCTGAAATCCAAGAGTTAACTGATGAGGACTTAGCAGCAATAAAAATAAGTAAATTCAAAATTAAAGCTCTTAGAGCTGGAATTAATAGACTAAAATTTACTATAGAAATGCAAAAATAA
- a CDS encoding toxin-antitoxin system YwqK family antitoxin yields the protein MNNQYNKDGKKEGLWVKIYDNGVVQEERNYVNGVREGIYKSYYMNGEVEIIKNYKNGNLHGKYQTFYSDGKLNSEYNLVDGRKVGDYKEFYPNGILKRETVYINDGTTSKNIKYFPNGKVKLEVNFVDGHMEGPYKEYHSNEKLFKECFYNEKGKLEGNYKEYDVEGNLLKEVTYKNGVEI from the coding sequence ATGAATAACCAATACAATAAAGACGGAAAAAAAGAAGGTTTATGGGTAAAAATTTACGATAATGGAGTTGTACAAGAAGAAAGAAACTATGTTAATGGAGTAAGAGAGGGGATTTATAAATCTTACTATATGAATGGTGAAGTTGAAATTATCAAAAATTATAAAAATGGAAATTTACATGGAAAATATCAAACATTCTATAGTGATGGTAAGTTAAATTCTGAATATAACCTTGTTGATGGAAGAAAAGTAGGAGATTATAAAGAATTTTATCCTAATGGAATACTAAAGAGAGAAACTGTTTATATCAATGATGGAACAACTTCTAAAAATATTAAATATTTCCCTAATGGAAAAGTTAAACTTGAAGTAAATTTTGTAGATGGACACATGGAAGGACCTTATAAAGAATATCATTCTAATGAAAAATTATTTAAAGAATGTTTTTACAATGAAAAAGGAAAATTAGAAGGTAATTATAAAGAATATGATGTTGAAGGAAATCTTCTAAAAGAAGTTACTTATAAAAATGGAGTTGAAATATAA
- a CDS encoding acetyl-CoA C-acetyltransferase, with product MSKVYVVAAKRTAIGSFLGTLSPLKPGELGAKVVKNIIEETGIDPANLDEVIVGNVLSAGQAQGVGRQVAIKAGVPYEVPAYSINIICGSGMKSVITAFSNIKAGEADLVIAGGTESMSGAGFILPGTVRAGHKMADIAMKDHMILDALTDAYHNIHMGITAENIAEKYNITREEQDAFALDSQKKAVAAVDSGRFKDEIVPVVIPNKKGDITFDTDEYPNRKTDLEKLAKLKPAFKKDGSVTAGNASGLNDGASFLLLASEEAVKKYNLKPLVEIVSAGTGGVDPLIMGMGPVPAIRKALKKADLKLQDMQLIELNEAFAAQSLGVIKELCTEHGVTADWFKDKTNVNGGAIALGHPVGASGNRITVTLIHEMKKTGVEYGLASLCIGGGMGTALVLKNVK from the coding sequence ATGAGTAAGGTTTATGTAGTTGCAGCTAAAAGAACTGCTATCGGAAGTTTTTTAGGTACTTTATCACCTTTAAAACCTGGAGAATTAGGAGCTAAAGTAGTAAAAAATATTATTGAAGAAACAGGAATAGATCCTGCTAATCTTGATGAAGTTATAGTAGGAAATGTTTTAAGTGCAGGACAAGCTCAAGGAGTAGGAAGACAAGTTGCTATAAAAGCAGGAGTTCCTTATGAAGTTCCAGCTTATTCAATAAATATAATCTGTGGAAGTGGAATGAAATCAGTTATAACAGCTTTCTCTAATATAAAAGCAGGAGAAGCAGACCTTGTTATAGCAGGAGGAACTGAATCTATGTCAGGTGCAGGATTCATTTTACCTGGAACAGTAAGAGCTGGACATAAAATGGCTGATATTGCTATGAAAGACCACATGATATTAGATGCTTTAACAGATGCTTACCACAATATCCACATGGGAATTACTGCTGAAAATATAGCAGAAAAATATAATATCACAAGAGAAGAACAAGATGCATTTGCATTAGACTCTCAAAAGAAAGCTGTTGCAGCTGTTGATTCTGGAAGATTCAAAGATGAAATAGTTCCAGTTGTTATCCCTAACAAAAAAGGAGATATCACATTTGATACAGATGAATATCCAAACAGAAAAACTGATTTAGAAAAATTAGCTAAATTAAAGCCAGCTTTCAAAAAAGATGGTTCAGTTACTGCAGGAAATGCTTCTGGATTAAATGATGGAGCTTCATTCCTATTATTAGCTTCAGAAGAAGCAGTTAAAAAATACAATTTAAAACCATTAGTTGAAATAGTTTCAGCTGGTACAGGAGGAGTGGATCCTTTAATAATGGGTATGGGACCAGTTCCTGCTATAAGAAAAGCTTTAAAGAAAGCAGATCTTAAATTACAAGACATGCAATTAATCGAACTTAATGAAGCATTTGCTGCTCAATCTTTAGGAGTTATTAAAGAACTTTGTACAGAACACGGAGTAACTGCTGATTGGTTCAAAGATAAAACAAATGTAAATGGTGGAGCAATAGCTTTAGGACACCCAGTTGGAGCTTCTGGAAACAGAATAACTGTTACATTAATCCATGAAATGAAAAAGACTGGTGTAGAATATGGACTAGCTTCTTTATGTATAGGTGGAGGAATGGGAACTGCTTTAGTTCTTAAAAATGTAAAATAG
- the fabG gene encoding 3-oxoacyl-[acyl-carrier-protein] reductase: MSRLEGKIAVVTGSARGIGRAIVEKLAAHGAKMVISCDMGESSYEQANVVHKILNVTDREAIKIFVDEVEKEYGKIDILVNNAGITKDGLLMRMTEDQWDAVINVNLKGVFNMTQAVSRSMLKARKGSIITLSSVVGLHGNPGQTNYAATKGGVIAMSKTWAKEFGARNVRANCVAPGFVQTPMTDVLPEETIKGMLDATPLGRLGQVEDIANAVLFLASDESAFITGEVLSVSGGLML; the protein is encoded by the coding sequence ATGAGTAGACTAGAAGGAAAAATTGCAGTTGTTACTGGTAGTGCTAGAGGAATTGGAAGAGCTATTGTAGAAAAACTTGCTGCTCATGGAGCAAAAATGGTAATATCTTGTGATATGGGAGAAAGTTCTTATGAACAAGCAAATGTTGTACATAAAATTTTAAATGTTACTGATAGAGAAGCTATAAAAATATTTGTAGATGAAGTTGAAAAAGAATATGGAAAAATAGATATTCTTGTAAATAATGCAGGAATAACTAAAGATGGACTACTTATGAGAATGACAGAAGATCAATGGGATGCAGTTATAAATGTAAACTTAAAAGGAGTTTTCAATATGACTCAAGCTGTTTCAAGATCTATGTTAAAAGCTAGAAAGGGATCTATTATAACTTTATCATCTGTTGTTGGTTTACATGGAAACCCTGGACAAACTAACTATGCAGCAACAAAAGGTGGAGTAATAGCTATGTCTAAGACTTGGGCAAAAGAATTTGGTGCAAGAAATGTAAGAGCTAACTGTGTTGCTCCTGGTTTTGTTCAAACACCTATGACAGATGTATTACCAGAAGAAACAATAAAAGGAATGTTAGATGCAACTCCATTAGGAAGATTAGGACAAGTTGAAGATATAGCAAATGCTGTACTATTCCTAGCAAGTGATGAATCTGCATTCATAACAGGAGAAGTTCTTTCTGTATCTGGTGGATTGATGCTTTAA
- a CDS encoding helix-turn-helix transcriptional regulator — translation MKDMRLLELYNRLLKNDDIDIEEYAKENGVSTRTVERDIKCIKDFLANNENQTRELIRNRKKKKYQLTYTEDCINLTKSEILAISKILLASRAFLKDEIFLIVDKIVKQCGSDEDLDLIQNLLKNEKFHYIELQHKKSFINYIWDLGQAIKDKRKVEIAYKKMDGNIVKRVIDPVGLMFSEYYFYLLAHIENIDKEKYFCNKDDEYPTIYRLDRIEDFEVLKEKYVPTLYKNRFQEGIFRKQVQFMTGGKLRKLKFIYRGSSIEALLDKIPTAKAKEIDKNIYEIKAEVFGNGIDRWILSQGEAIEIIEDN, via the coding sequence ATGAAAGATATGAGGTTATTAGAGCTATATAATAGACTATTAAAAAATGATGATATAGATATAGAAGAATATGCTAAAGAAAATGGAGTCAGTACTAGGACTGTTGAAAGAGATATAAAATGTATAAAAGATTTTTTAGCTAATAATGAAAATCAAACTAGAGAACTTATTCGTAATAGAAAAAAGAAAAAATATCAGTTAACTTATACAGAAGACTGTATTAATTTAACTAAAAGTGAAATTTTAGCTATATCAAAAATCCTTTTAGCTAGTAGAGCTTTCTTAAAAGATGAGATTTTTTTAATTGTAGATAAAATTGTAAAACAATGTGGTTCAGATGAGGACTTAGATTTAATACAAAATCTATTAAAAAATGAAAAATTTCATTATATTGAGTTACAACATAAGAAATCTTTTATTAACTATATTTGGGATTTAGGACAAGCTATAAAAGACAAAAGGAAGGTAGAAATAGCATATAAAAAAATGGATGGAAATATAGTTAAAAGAGTTATAGATCCTGTTGGACTTATGTTCTCTGAGTATTATTTCTATCTTTTAGCTCATATTGAAAATATAGATAAAGAGAAATATTTTTGTAATAAGGATGATGAATATCCTACTATCTATAGACTTGATAGAATAGAAGATTTTGAAGTTTTAAAAGAAAAATATGTTCCTACTCTTTATAAGAATAGATTTCAAGAAGGTATCTTTAGAAAACAAGTACAGTTTATGACAGGTGGTAAACTAAGAAAATTAAAATTTATTTATAGAGGAAGTTCAATAGAAGCATTACTTGATAAAATACCTACTGCTAAAGCCAAAGAAATTGATAAAAATATCTATGAAATTAAAGCTGAAGTCTTTGGTAATGGTATTGATAGATGGATATTAAGCCAAGGTGAGGCTATTGAGATTATTGAAGATAATTAA
- a CDS encoding dihydroorotate dehydrogenase electron transfer subunit, whose translation MKMEDCTVEENVQIAKDTYKMKIKGNFVKECRTPGQFVNIRIGDGREHVLRRPISISEIDRGENLVTIIYRIVGEGTKFMANIQKGSEVDIMGPLGRGYDVLSLKKGQTALLVGGGIGVPPLYELAKQFNQRGIKTIAILGFNTKDEVFYEEEFKKFGETYVSTVDGSLGTKGFVTDVIKKLQAENKLVFDKYYSCGPVPMLKALISTVGEDGYVSLENRMACGIGACYACVCKKKKKDKDVIAYDEKKVEYTRVCYDGPVYLASDVEIE comes from the coding sequence ATGAAAATGGAAGATTGTACAGTTGAAGAAAATGTACAAATAGCAAAAGATACATATAAAATGAAAATCAAAGGGAATTTTGTTAAAGAATGTAGAACTCCTGGACAATTTGTAAATATTAGAATAGGTGATGGAAGAGAACATGTATTAAGAAGACCTATTTCAATTTCTGAAATTGATAGAGGAGAGAATTTAGTAACTATAATATATAGAATAGTTGGAGAAGGTACTAAATTTATGGCTAATATCCAAAAAGGAAGCGAAGTAGATATAATGGGACCTTTAGGTAGAGGCTATGATGTTCTTTCATTAAAAAAAGGGCAAACTGCACTTTTAGTTGGAGGGGGAATAGGAGTTCCTCCTCTATACGAACTAGCTAAACAATTTAATCAAAGAGGAATAAAAACTATAGCTATATTAGGATTTAACACAAAAGATGAAGTTTTCTATGAAGAAGAATTTAAAAAGTTTGGAGAAACTTATGTTTCAACTGTTGATGGAAGCCTAGGAACAAAAGGTTTTGTAACAGATGTTATAAAAAAACTTCAAGCAGAAAATAAGCTAGTCTTTGATAAATATTATAGTTGTGGACCTGTACCAATGTTAAAAGCATTGATAAGTACAGTTGGAGAAGATGGTTATGTTTCTCTTGAAAATAGAATGGCTTGTGGAATAGGTGCTTGTTATGCTTGTGTTTGTAAGAAAAAGAAAAAAGATAAAGATGTAATTGCCTATGATGAGAAGAAGGTTGAGTACACAAGAGTTTGCTATGATGGACCAGTTTATTTAGCTAGTGATGTTGAGATTGAATAA
- a CDS encoding dihydroorotate dehydrogenase, whose amino-acid sequence MSERLRIQIPGLDLKNPIMPASGCFAFGIEYAELYDISKLGAIMIKAATKEARFGNPTPRVAETSSGMLNAIGLQNPGVDEIISNQLKKLEKYDVPIIANVAGSDIEDYVYVADKISKSQNVKALELNISCPNVKHGGIQFGTDPDVARNLTEKVKAVSSVPVYVKLSPNVTDIVAMAKAVEAGGADGLTMINTLVGIVLDRKTGKPIIANITGGLSGPAIKPVAIRMVYQVAQAVNIPIIGMGGVMDEWDVIDFISAGASAVAVGTANFTDPFVCPKIIDNLESALDKLGVNHILDLKGRAFK is encoded by the coding sequence ATGAGTGAGAGATTAAGAATACAAATTCCAGGCTTAGATTTAAAAAATCCAATTATGCCAGCCTCTGGTTGTTTTGCTTTTGGAATAGAATATGCAGAACTTTATGATATTTCAAAATTAGGTGCAATTATGATAAAGGCAGCAACAAAAGAAGCAAGGTTTGGAAACCCAACACCAAGAGTAGCAGAAACTTCAAGTGGAATGTTAAATGCAATAGGTTTACAAAATCCAGGAGTTGATGAAATAATTTCTAATCAACTAAAAAAATTAGAAAAATATGATGTTCCAATAATAGCAAATGTTGCAGGTAGCGATATAGAAGACTATGTATATGTAGCAGATAAAATTTCTAAATCTCAAAATGTTAAGGCTTTGGAGCTTAACATATCTTGCCCTAATGTTAAACATGGAGGTATACAGTTTGGAACAGATCCAGATGTAGCAAGAAATCTAACTGAAAAAGTAAAGGCTGTTTCATCAGTTCCTGTCTATGTAAAACTATCTCCTAATGTAACAGATATAGTTGCAATGGCAAAGGCAGTTGAAGCTGGTGGAGCAGATGGACTTACAATGATAAATACTTTGGTAGGTATAGTTCTTGATAGAAAAACTGGAAAACCAATAATAGCTAATATAACAGGTGGTTTATCAGGACCTGCTATAAAACCTGTAGCAATAAGAATGGTATATCAAGTCGCACAAGCAGTTAATATTCCAATAATTGGTATGGGTGGAGTTATGGACGAATGGGATGTAATAGATTTTATCTCAGCAGGAGCAAGTGCTGTTGCAGTAGGAACTGCAAACTTTACAGATCCTTTTGTTTGTCCTAAGATAATAGACAATTTAGAATCAGCCTTAGATAAATTAGGAGTTAATCATATTCTAGATTTAAAAGGAAGAGCATTTAAATGA